In Synechococcus sp. Nb3U1, one DNA window encodes the following:
- a CDS encoding M48 family metalloprotease: protein MNELQITQWLEQALQNPHLKLQVKTQPIRDSESEAYAVVVMINRPADLILDYEELTSWFQITVSTHYPQVKRLALYSRPIGQHAADWKTQVKLQQPPAPDPVAVKVEPDEPLDLSRFCFTDNRLLLTTDLPKPPGLLCQAILAFHRLTAEQKREILPLLPTLFENPTSVSTVMLSVEAALWLEPLKTLNQHQLRLLSIWLSRYCFNPSTTLTELESVPPTPNRTTGQLKRSHRAPQMGISLTLASFAGNLTAASAVTVGLLLGMVFVLSLAIIASLEGGFSFAYLIFAILITLAFNGLIFFLSPFLMDLTQGWLYGTEWVSLAEIKRRSPEAVEVIERVCQKHKLKQPKLGLIRDQNPTAFTYGSLPDTARIVVSEGLFTYLEDEEVATVYAHELGHVIHWDFAVMTLASTLVQITYLIYSYVRDVRENSKAAKNIRSLAFIAYIFYVAGSYLLLYLSRVREYFADHFAAEVTGNPNALSRALVKIAYGIVEEGEREQDEEALQRSSRLLEGTRALGIYDAKAATTAGTAYRVTADPGQVGKVFLWDLFNPWAWWMELNSTHPLTGKRVRALGTYAEQLDLPVEFDMATVAAQGKHLNRQQLYGGFVLDVVLLNAVWLGMILGTLLGIPALMADRFGIFVGLIVMGGSVGQLLKMTVMYPSLNNPPALNVLKAMSNPYASPLRGLPMQLKGQVIGRGDAGYRFGSDLKFQDESGMIFLRYASRFGPLGNFLFGANQVQGLIGEQGSAVGWFRRGVASWMDLARFQNHQGQVVTSHHPFWQLVWGVIGGVVAVGLMVLL, encoded by the coding sequence ATGAACGAGCTGCAGATCACTCAGTGGCTAGAACAAGCGCTACAAAACCCACACCTGAAACTCCAGGTCAAAACCCAGCCGATTCGGGACAGTGAATCAGAGGCCTACGCCGTGGTGGTGATGATCAATCGTCCTGCTGATCTCATCCTCGACTACGAAGAACTCACCTCCTGGTTCCAAATCACGGTCTCTACGCACTATCCACAGGTCAAAAGGTTAGCCCTCTACAGTCGCCCGATCGGCCAACACGCCGCCGACTGGAAAACTCAGGTCAAGCTCCAACAGCCCCCCGCCCCGGATCCCGTAGCTGTGAAGGTGGAGCCTGACGAGCCTCTAGATCTAAGCCGCTTTTGCTTTACTGACAATCGATTGCTCCTCACCACCGATTTGCCCAAGCCGCCGGGTTTGCTCTGTCAGGCCATCCTGGCTTTTCACCGCCTCACTGCCGAACAGAAGCGCGAGATCTTGCCCCTGCTGCCCACGCTGTTTGAGAACCCCACCTCGGTCTCGACGGTGATGCTGTCTGTGGAGGCAGCTTTGTGGCTAGAACCTCTGAAAACCCTAAATCAGCACCAACTGCGCCTATTGAGCATTTGGCTAAGCCGATACTGCTTTAACCCCAGCACCACCCTGACGGAATTGGAATCTGTGCCGCCTACTCCCAACCGTACTACAGGACAGTTGAAACGCAGCCATCGTGCCCCTCAGATGGGGATCTCGCTCACCTTAGCCAGTTTTGCCGGTAACCTCACAGCGGCCTCAGCAGTGACGGTGGGCCTGTTGTTGGGGATGGTGTTTGTGCTTTCACTGGCAATAATTGCCAGTTTGGAGGGTGGCTTCTCCTTTGCCTATCTCATCTTCGCCATCCTGATCACGCTTGCTTTTAATGGGCTGATCTTCTTTTTGTCACCCTTTTTGATGGACTTAACCCAGGGCTGGCTTTATGGCACCGAATGGGTGAGCCTAGCCGAGATCAAACGGCGTAGCCCAGAAGCGGTGGAGGTGATCGAACGGGTATGTCAAAAACACAAGCTGAAGCAACCGAAGTTGGGGCTGATCCGCGACCAAAACCCCACTGCCTTCACCTACGGCAGCTTGCCGGACACCGCCCGCATCGTCGTTAGCGAAGGGCTGTTCACCTATTTGGAAGATGAAGAAGTGGCGACGGTGTACGCCCACGAGCTGGGGCACGTGATCCACTGGGACTTTGCCGTCATGACCTTGGCTTCCACGCTGGTGCAAATCACCTACTTGATCTATAGCTATGTGCGCGATGTACGGGAGAACAGCAAAGCGGCCAAAAATATCCGCTCCCTCGCCTTCATTGCCTATATCTTTTACGTGGCCGGATCCTACCTGTTGCTTTACCTCTCGCGGGTACGAGAATACTTCGCCGATCACTTTGCTGCTGAAGTGACGGGAAATCCCAATGCGCTTTCTCGGGCTTTGGTGAAGATCGCCTATGGCATTGTGGAGGAAGGGGAACGGGAACAGGATGAGGAAGCCCTCCAGCGCAGTTCGCGCCTCCTGGAAGGTACCCGTGCCCTAGGCATTTACGATGCCAAGGCTGCTACAACGGCCGGCACCGCCTATCGGGTGACTGCGGATCCCGGGCAGGTGGGCAAGGTGTTTTTGTGGGATCTGTTTAACCCCTGGGCTTGGTGGATGGAGTTGAATTCTACCCATCCCCTAACGGGCAAACGGGTTCGCGCCTTGGGTACCTACGCCGAACAACTGGATTTGCCGGTGGAATTTGATATGGCCACGGTGGCGGCGCAGGGCAAACATCTGAACCGTCAACAGCTTTACGGGGGCTTTGTACTGGATGTGGTGTTGCTGAATGCTGTTTGGTTGGGGATGATTTTGGGGACACTGCTGGGGATCCCGGCGTTGATGGCGGATCGCTTCGGCATTTTCGTGGGGCTAATTGTTATGGGAGGCAGTGTAGGGCAGTTGCTGAAAATGACGGTGATGTACCCCAGCCTCAATAATCCTCCGGCATTGAATGTGTTGAAGGCAATGAGCAACCCCTATGCCAGCCCCTTGCGCGGTTTGCCGATGCAACTGAAAGGACAGGTGATCGGGCGAGGCGATGCTGGCTATCGGTTTGGCTCAGATCTGAAGTTTCAGGATGAGTCAGGGATGATCTTCTTGCGCTATGCCTCTCGCTTTGGGCCTCTGGGCAACTTCCTATTTGGGGCCAATCAGGTGCAGGGGTTGATCGGTGAGCAGGGATCCGCCGTGGGTTGGTTCCGGCGTGGCGTGGCTTCCTGGATGGATCTGGCCCGCTTCCAAAACCACCAAGGCCAGGTTGTGACCAGTCATCATCCCTTCTGGCAGTTGGTGTGGGGTGTGATTGGGGGGGTGGTTGCTGTTGGGTTGATGGTGCTGCTTTAA
- a CDS encoding aminotransferase class V-fold PLP-dependent enzyme — MPFSSNSMGFDSFGFGSAIRSLWGLEPQAIFLNHGSYGAAPKRVLQAQSAWRERLEAQPVRFMGEELPQALRRAAAELAHFVGAEPENLVFVENATSGVNAVLRSLSFQPGDEIAFANQGYGAVQQTIRWVCGRTGSLPVEAQIPFPIAGPEQVIAAFEAILSPQTRLAILDHITSPTALIYPLPELISLCRERGIPVLVDGAHAPGILPLKLENLGADWYTGNAHKWLFAPKGCAFLWVAPHQQAQTHPTVISHGYGQGFTAEFDWVGTRDPSAWLAISAALQFIQELGVERIRQHNHTLMKQARQLLLDRLQEIPPVPEDMLGFMATLPLPPVWQQWMPEQLLSIRARQLHDYLWHTHHIEVPIIPFGGQLWVRISAQLYNYLAEYEQLALALERLPDGFAV; from the coding sequence ATGCCTTTCTCCTCTAACAGTATGGGATTTGATTCTTTCGGATTTGGTAGTGCTATTCGTTCTCTGTGGGGGTTGGAGCCGCAGGCAATTTTTTTGAATCACGGCTCCTACGGTGCAGCCCCAAAAAGGGTGTTGCAAGCTCAGAGTGCTTGGCGAGAACGCCTTGAGGCTCAACCGGTACGGTTTATGGGAGAGGAACTCCCCCAAGCTTTGCGGAGGGCAGCAGCAGAGTTGGCCCATTTTGTCGGGGCTGAACCTGAAAATCTGGTGTTTGTGGAAAATGCCACCAGCGGGGTGAATGCTGTCTTGCGCTCCCTCTCTTTTCAGCCGGGGGATGAGATCGCTTTTGCCAACCAGGGCTATGGAGCGGTACAGCAAACGATTCGGTGGGTGTGTGGCAGAACGGGATCCCTTCCGGTTGAGGCGCAGATCCCCTTTCCGATTGCGGGCCCGGAACAGGTCATTGCAGCCTTCGAGGCGATCCTCAGTCCACAAACTCGTTTGGCGATCTTGGATCACATCACATCACCCACAGCCCTGATTTACCCATTACCTGAGCTGATCAGCCTCTGTCGGGAGCGCGGGATCCCTGTTTTGGTGGATGGTGCCCATGCCCCAGGGATCCTCCCTCTAAAGCTGGAAAACCTGGGGGCCGATTGGTATACCGGCAATGCCCATAAGTGGTTGTTTGCCCCGAAAGGCTGTGCTTTTTTGTGGGTGGCTCCTCATCAACAGGCCCAAACCCACCCGACGGTGATCTCTCACGGGTATGGGCAAGGGTTCACAGCCGAATTCGATTGGGTGGGTACACGGGATCCCAGCGCTTGGCTGGCGATCTCGGCGGCATTACAGTTCATTCAGGAGTTGGGGGTTGAGCGGATACGGCAGCACAATCACACTCTGATGAAGCAGGCGCGGCAGTTGCTTCTAGATCGTCTCCAGGAGATCCCGCCTGTTCCAGAGGACATGTTGGGTTTTATGGCCACCCTTCCTTTGCCGCCGGTTTGGCAGCAATGGATGCCGGAGCAGCTTTTGTCGATCCGGGCCCGCCAGTTGCACGATTACCTTTGGCACACGCACCACATCGAAGTCCCGATCATCCCCTTCGGAGGGCAGCTTTGGGTTCGCATCTCTGCTCAGCTCTACAACTATTTGGCGGAGTATGAACAGTTGGCACTGGCATTGGAACGGCTGCCCGATGGTTTTGCGGTGTAA
- the mraY gene encoding phospho-N-acetylmuramoyl-pentapeptide-transferase has product MLLSLGLGLALTGLLVGVRLWVLVPFGASVLASGVLGSLLIPWLRRWKAGQVIRQEGPQSHLKKAGTPTMGGISFLPVGLLVAWGWTGWDPQVLAIGVLTLASGFVGWLDDWQVIRQQSNKGLSPQQKLFLQLGIAALFCGYLAWQGIPTGLTLPGLGTLSLGGLFWPLAVFVLVGTNNAVNLTDGMDGLAAGVVAILLFGLGLIHRDPELSVLAFGLSGACLGFLAHNHHKARVFMGDTGSLGLGGALAGLALLGDQLWALALMGGVLVVEALSVILQVSYFKYTKRKTGEGKRLLRMSPLHHHLELGGWSEVRVVGFLYGMTALLVGLGWAWWHWAGV; this is encoded by the coding sequence ATGCTGCTCTCCTTGGGGTTGGGCTTGGCGCTCACGGGCCTGTTGGTCGGAGTACGTCTGTGGGTGCTCGTCCCCTTTGGGGCGAGTGTCTTGGCCTCTGGTGTGCTGGGATCCCTGTTGATCCCCTGGTTGCGGCGGTGGAAAGCGGGGCAGGTGATTCGCCAGGAAGGACCCCAATCTCACCTGAAAAAGGCGGGCACACCAACGATGGGGGGGATCAGCTTTCTACCTGTGGGGCTACTGGTGGCCTGGGGGTGGACGGGTTGGGATCCCCAGGTGCTGGCGATTGGAGTACTCACTTTGGCCTCTGGGTTTGTCGGTTGGCTGGATGATTGGCAGGTGATCCGGCAGCAATCCAACAAGGGGTTATCCCCCCAACAAAAGCTGTTTTTGCAGTTGGGGATCGCGGCGCTGTTTTGTGGCTATTTGGCCTGGCAAGGAATCCCGACTGGGCTAACGTTGCCGGGGCTGGGTACCCTCTCTTTGGGTGGGCTGTTTTGGCCGTTGGCAGTGTTTGTGCTGGTGGGAACCAACAATGCCGTGAACCTGACGGATGGCATGGATGGCTTGGCGGCAGGGGTAGTGGCTATCCTGCTGTTTGGATTGGGGCTGATCCACAGGGATCCGGAGTTATCGGTGCTGGCCTTTGGGTTGAGCGGAGCCTGTCTGGGGTTTTTGGCCCACAATCACCACAAGGCGCGGGTATTTATGGGCGATACCGGATCTCTGGGTTTGGGAGGAGCGCTAGCGGGTTTGGCCCTGCTGGGAGATCAACTGTGGGCCTTGGCCTTGATGGGCGGGGTACTGGTGGTAGAGGCGCTGTCGGTGATCCTGCAGGTGAGCTACTTTAAGTACACCAAACGCAAAACGGGTGAAGGCAAACGTTTGCTGCGCATGTCTCCGTTGCACCATCATCTGGAACTGGGGGGTTGGTCGGAGGTACGGGTGGTGGGATTCCTGTACGGGATGACGGCACTGTTGGTGGGGCTGGGCTGGGCCTGGTGGCACTGGGCCGGAGTTTGA
- a CDS encoding phosphoketolase family protein: MVLAEQLSTKPLSADQLQKIDAYWRAANYLSVGQIYLMKNPLLREPLKLEHIKPRLLGHWGTTPGLNFIYVHLNRIIKRDNLNILYITGPGHGGPGLVANTYLEGTYSEVYPNIGQDTEGIQKLFKQFSFPGGIPSHVAPETPGSIHEGGELGYALSHAFGAAFDNPDLLVACVVGDGEAETGPLATSWHSNKFLNPIHDGAVLPILHLNGYKIANPTVLARLSHEELQSLFVGYGYKPYFVEGSEPAEMHQLMAATLDTVIHEIQEIQHNARSKGDPTRPQWPMIILRTPKGWTGPKEVDGQKTEDYWRSHQVPFSEMASKPEHVQLLESWMRSYKPEELFDEKGRLIPELQELAPQGEKRMGALPYANGGLLTRDLKMPDFRRYGVPVPHPGTTEAEATRVMGQFLRDVMKINQDQRNFRIFGPDETASNRWNAVFEASDRTWVAETYDYDDHLSPDGRVMEILSEHTCQGWLEGYLLTGRHGFFSCYEAFIHLVDSMFNQHAKWLKTTRHIPWRRPIPSLNYLLTSHVWRQDHNGFSHQDPGFLDHVINKKADVIRVYLPPDANTLLSVTDHCLRSRHYVNVVVAGKQPALQYLDMDAAIKHCTQGLGIWEWASNDQGSEPDVVMACCGDVPTMETLAAVDFLRQHLPDIKIRVVNVVNLMKLQPPGEHPHSISDVDYASIFTPDKPIVFAFHGYPWLIHRLTYRRPNHNNLHVRGYKEEGTTTTPFDMCVLNEVDRFSLADDVLDRVERFKYERAHIKQIIHNKFVEHKHYIQEHGEDLPEVRNWKWPY, translated from the coding sequence ATGGTTCTGGCAGAACAGCTCTCAACAAAACCCCTTAGCGCTGACCAACTGCAGAAAATCGATGCCTACTGGCGGGCCGCCAACTACTTGTCCGTTGGGCAAATCTATCTAATGAAAAACCCTCTGTTGCGGGAACCCCTGAAGCTCGAGCACATCAAACCCCGTCTTTTGGGGCATTGGGGCACCACACCAGGATTGAACTTCATTTATGTCCACCTGAACCGCATCATCAAACGGGATAACCTCAACATCCTTTACATCACTGGCCCTGGCCATGGTGGTCCCGGCTTGGTGGCCAATACCTACCTCGAGGGCACCTACAGCGAGGTGTACCCGAATATCGGCCAAGACACAGAAGGGATCCAAAAGCTCTTCAAGCAGTTCTCCTTCCCTGGCGGGATCCCGAGTCATGTGGCCCCGGAAACCCCTGGCTCCATCCACGAAGGAGGCGAATTGGGCTATGCTCTCTCCCATGCCTTTGGAGCTGCTTTCGATAACCCCGACTTGCTGGTGGCCTGCGTAGTGGGGGATGGCGAAGCGGAAACCGGCCCCCTGGCCACCTCTTGGCATTCCAACAAGTTTCTCAACCCGATCCACGATGGGGCGGTGCTGCCGATTTTGCACCTAAACGGCTACAAGATCGCCAATCCCACCGTTTTGGCCCGTCTCAGCCATGAGGAATTGCAAAGCCTGTTTGTGGGCTATGGCTACAAGCCCTACTTTGTGGAAGGCTCCGAGCCGGCGGAAATGCACCAGCTGATGGCTGCCACCCTGGATACCGTCATCCATGAAATCCAGGAAATCCAGCATAACGCCCGCAGCAAAGGGGATCCCACTCGTCCCCAGTGGCCAATGATTATCCTGAGAACCCCCAAAGGGTGGACAGGTCCCAAAGAAGTAGATGGCCAAAAAACCGAAGACTACTGGCGCTCTCACCAAGTACCCTTCTCGGAAATGGCCTCCAAGCCCGAGCATGTGCAACTGCTAGAAAGCTGGATGCGCAGCTACAAACCGGAAGAACTCTTCGATGAAAAGGGTCGCCTGATCCCCGAGTTGCAAGAACTGGCTCCTCAAGGGGAAAAGCGCATGGGGGCACTACCCTACGCCAACGGTGGCCTGCTGACGCGGGATCTGAAAATGCCGGATTTCCGCCGCTATGGAGTACCTGTGCCTCACCCCGGCACCACCGAGGCGGAAGCCACCCGTGTCATGGGACAATTTTTGCGGGATGTGATGAAGATCAACCAGGATCAGCGTAACTTCCGCATCTTTGGCCCGGACGAAACCGCCTCCAACCGCTGGAATGCGGTGTTTGAAGCCAGTGACCGCACCTGGGTGGCAGAAACCTACGACTACGACGATCACCTTTCCCCCGATGGGCGGGTGATGGAGATTCTCAGTGAGCATACCTGCCAGGGTTGGCTGGAGGGCTACCTCTTAACGGGGCGGCATGGATTCTTCTCCTGTTACGAAGCTTTTATCCATCTGGTAGACTCCATGTTCAACCAGCACGCCAAATGGCTGAAAACCACTCGTCATATTCCCTGGCGGCGGCCAATCCCCTCTTTGAACTACCTGCTCACCTCCCATGTGTGGCGGCAGGATCACAACGGGTTTAGCCATCAGGATCCCGGCTTTTTGGATCATGTGATCAACAAAAAAGCCGATGTGATTCGCGTCTACTTGCCCCCGGATGCCAACACCCTGCTCTCGGTTACGGATCACTGTCTGCGCAGTCGCCACTACGTGAATGTGGTGGTGGCGGGCAAACAGCCGGCCCTGCAATACCTAGATATGGATGCAGCCATCAAGCACTGCACCCAAGGTCTGGGCATTTGGGAATGGGCCAGCAATGACCAGGGATCCGAGCCGGATGTGGTTATGGCTTGCTGTGGCGATGTGCCGACGATGGAAACCTTGGCGGCGGTGGACTTTTTGCGACAGCACCTACCGGATATCAAGATTCGGGTGGTGAATGTGGTGAACTTGATGAAGTTGCAGCCCCCTGGCGAACACCCCCACAGCATTAGCGATGTGGATTACGCCAGCATCTTCACCCCCGATAAGCCGATTGTGTTCGCCTTCCACGGCTATCCTTGGTTAATTCACCGCCTCACGTACCGCCGTCCCAACCACAACAACCTACACGTGCGCGGCTACAAGGAGGAAGGTACGACCACCACACCTTTTGATATGTGTGTCCTCAACGAGGTAGATCGCTTTAGCTTGGCAGATGATGTGTTGGATCGGGTGGAGCGCTTCAAGTACGAGCGGGCTCACATCAAGCAGATCATCCATAACAAGTTCGTCGAGCACAAACACTATATCCAGGAGCACGGGGAGGATCTACCGGAGGTGCGCAATTGGAAATGGCCCTATTGA